In Haliscomenobacter hydrossis DSM 1100, the DNA window CAAAAAGCCAGTTTGGAGCTACCTTTTCCCCAATACTTACTGCTGCACCTGAGAGGCAATTACCGTTTTCACTTTATCCACAAGGATGAGGACTGGGTGAAAGAGGAATCCGCAGAAATGGCCGACAACTACCGGGGCGACGCCGTCAGCAAAGATCAAATCCGCCAATGCGCCAGCCGCATTGAGTTTTATGGCGATGAAGACCCCCAGATGGATTATTTCAACGAGCAATTTAGCCTGTTGCACCAGTTGAAAGACGAACCCGGACTGCTCATTTTCGATTACCTCAACAACCAGTTCATTCAGGAAATGTGAGCCTTACTTGAATAAAAAACTAAAACGAAATGATGAAATGGTACGGAGCGATACTACTGATCTATCTGGCTTTGCCACTCCGGGGGCAGGTACACCGGGGTGACTGGATGTTGGGTGGAAATGCGAGCTTTGACATTAGTAAAAAAATTGGCAATTCGGAGACGGATTTTGTCTTTCAGGCTTACCCAAAGGTTGGGTACTTTTTGACGGATAGAATTGCCCTCACCATGGGACTCTCTACATGGGCTTTCTATTATCCTTATGAACCTGATCTTGTGGACGGCAAGAATCGATACTGGAAGCATAAAAACTCGATTGGACCTGGTATCAGTTGGTACCCAGGAGGAAAAAAATCCCCCTTTCAGCCTTTTGTATACCTAAGTCCAACGATTCCAATAGTTTTTTTATCTACCAAGCCCCTAGATGAATTCTACCGAATCAATGTAGTAGAATACAATGCAGGGCTAGGGCTGCAATACTTTGTACGCAGAGAAGTGGCCTTGGATTTTCGATTCAATCGCTATCACCCCAAACTAAGATCGGAGGGATTCACTAGTATCTTATTTGGTGTACAGGTTTTTCTATCTAAAAATGAAAAACAAAAAACAAAAAAAGCTAGAAAATGAAAAAAACTATACTCTATATCTTCTTTTTATTGTCATCGGTGCCTGGCCTACAAGCTCAAATCCAAAAAGGCACTCTGCTACTAGGAGGTACAGGCATTTATAATCGATATGCTCCTAAGTGGGAAAGCGTAACGCTCTATCCAAAAATTGGCTGGGCATTGAATCGTCAGTTTATGTTGGGGCTGGATAGTCGTTTGACCTTTGGGGCAAATCATGAACTACCAAATACAGTCCTATTTTCCGCCAGTATAGTTCCAGGGGTCTTTGTGCGGTACTATTTACCTGTTTCAAAAAAAAGCCCCTCTAAATTCAGGTTTTTTGGAGAAACGGCTTACCGAAGTGCTATCTACTTTGAAGGAACGGAAAGCCCCAAAATAGAGTTTGCCCGATACCGCAACGACAAAGAATGGAGTATACTTGCCGGAGCTGATCTTTTTGTGACCCAAAATTTTGCCATTGAGCTAGGTTTGAGTTATTTCTACCGTACTTATTATGATGCCAAACTTTACCAAATCACTGGACAAATTGGTGTACAAGCATTGCTGAACCCTAAACCCAGTAAAACAACCAAAAAGTAGACCACTCTTTACTTTTTGCTAAACTCAGAAAGACATGCAACGCATAACACTACATTTTGAACTGAGACAGGCTGCTCAGTGCTTGGGAATACTGTTGTTTTTGTTCCTCAATATGCTCATGTTCTCCTCCTTGCAGGGACAAATTCCAGGCATCTCGCTCAAAGAACAAACCTCAGACTGCGGAACGTGCACCGGAAAACTGCTTTTGAGTCTACCGGAAGGGCTGGCAGTGCCACTTGAAGTAGAATTGAAAGACAGTAAAAAAACGAAAAAAATAACCATCAACAGCAATACATCCACAACAGATAATCCTGTTTTTGAGCAAGTGTGTCCAGGGGAATACCAACTGACGTTTACTTCCTTGGCTGAAGGGTTCAAAGGTCTGGCTTGTGCAAAAAAAATCGTCAAAGGAGTGATGAAAGGTAGTGGTGGAGATGCCCCTTTCACCGTTACGCTTGTGAGCAATGCCAACCAAAGGATCGAAGTGAGCACAAATGCGACCAACCCCATGTTTGCCTGGAGTGTAGGTGGAAATACCACCAATGTTTTGGAAAATGCACCTTCAGGAAGCCATACTGTAACTGTAACCGATGTCTATGGCTGTAAAAAAACTGCGGGACCTTTTGCAATTGCCGGAGGATGTTACAACGCAAGTGGGGTTTATACGGGCACCAAGTTCGAGATTGTACTGGAGCAAGCTAATATGATTAAACCTGTATTGATTAATATGTTTGACCCAATTACCCTAAAAATAAAGGTAAACATCGGAGGAACCATTCAATCCTTGCCTTCTGATTACACCATAACCTGGAAAACTGCTAGTGGTCAAGTCATCGGCACCGAAAGCAGCCTTTTGATTACGCCCAGTATGTATTCCATCTATCAAGCTCAATCTTTGTCTGTAGTCGTTACTAATCCTTGTGAAACACGACAAATACCCATAAAACTTCAGGTTTGCGGAGGTGGCGACCCTCAAGCATTAAAAGAAATTTTCACGACAACGACTGAAGCATCCTGTAAGGCTGAAAACAATGTTGACCTCAAAACAGGGTCAATCACCGTAAGCGTCCCGCTGCCAAAAGATGGCGTCTATGGGGTATCAGTCATGATCGGCACTCAAAATCTGGCCATCCAGGCCGATGTTCAAGGAAAAAAGGGTACGGCAAAAGCGATCAAATTGGCGGCAGGCAACCATATTGTCAGAGTGCTTTATGGTACGAGCAATAGCTCTTGCGCTTACAGCTTTACTGTAGACGTACCTGGTGAAGCACCAGCTTACAAATTCGTTGATTTTGCCAATGGCCAATGCAATTTTAAAGCCATTTGCAAAAATGGAAGTGAAATCAAATTAAATGTGCCGCCTGCCCGGGTCTATTCTACTCAATTAGGCAGCAATTCAAGTGATTTGAAAAGCAAATGCCAGCCCAAGGTCGATTGTGTATTGGGTAATGTTACCGAAACGCGCCTGAATGGTGGGACAATAGATGCCATCAGGACGTATGCAGGTATCTTTGAAGATGTAATTCATACCGTGTTAAGCGACCCTAATAATCAACTAAGCGCCAAAGAGCGGGAAGCACTTGACAAAGAATGTCAGGATAATAAGCAGCGATTTGATTGCCGGGTAGTGAAATTCTGCCCAGGATCGTTTACGGTGATTGATGATGGAAAGCCATTTGCAGGCTTTAAGTGGCTTTTAAGGCAACATAATCATGATATAACCAGTGCCAACTGCCGGGAACTAAGCTGCGGTAAAGGTGGGAAATTAGAAGTATTTAGCACTTGTGACCCCAAATTAGCATCAGCGGTTAATATTACCAACCCACAAGGACCTAATGGAGGTATTTGCAACACACCGCCACCACCACCTGACGAACCCGAGGATAAAGACGACAGTGGAAACACCTGTCAAGTTTGGAAAAAGAAGGTTCCTTTGAGCCAAATTTATTACAATGAAGAGTATCGTGGTAATCCATTTTATCAAGGATCACAAATCAATCAGATTATAGATGCATTGGATGCAAGAATACAAGCTGTTGATGCGATTACGAAGCGAGGAGATGCAAAAGAACGCTTTCTGCTAAATAGTTGCATCTCGATATCTTACTGCGAGACAAATTTAAAAGTGAATGGAATAAACTTTAGCAATGTTCTTAATACTATCGAAACTTTGGAATGCTCAAGCTGCGAGCCTAAAGATAAATTGACACTGGGTCAGTTAATGGTAGAAGTAAAAAGAGGAACCAAATCTGTTCTCCCTGGTTCTGATTTAGCCGCCCTTGTTGATGAGTTCTCTCGGGTCAATTCAACCCAAGATGAAGACCAGATTGTTTCAAGGTACGCTTGTATTCCCGTACCCATTTGTGCAGGTGATTACATCAAAAACATAGATGTGGTGGTTCAACAAATGAAGGCTAGGGTAAATAATGCTTGCCCAACCTGTAGTGCCAGTATTTTTATTCAAATGCCTTTGAATAAACTAGTCGATCTGTTTTTAAATGGTGAGGGTGATCCATATAGTCCCACTAGTGAATTTGCCAGAGAAGTAGGTAAACCTGTTAAGTCTGGCGGTCAATTGGAAGAAATTATCTCGGAATGTGGTAAAAACCACAAAAACGCCAATAACAAAAACTGCATTTCAGTATTGTTCTGCGTTGATGACCCAAGCCAGTCTGTTTTTGATTTTGCAAATGTCAAATTAGCAGCTTGCAGCCAATATTGTCCTAAAAGCTTCCACGAGCATGAAATCTCTTTACATCCGAGTGATCAAGAGTTGGTTGTTGCAGGACTAAACCCAAATGATGAACTACCTCCGGCGGGTAAATATTTCCAGGACACGTTAATGGTGATGGAAAGCTTCAAAACTTTTGCTCCGATTGTAAGTGACGGCTCAATTAGCCCCAAAGCAATCACCCAAACGACAGAAGGGAATTACTATTACAACTATAGTCATGATGTATCCCGGATTCATAACATCAAGGATTCCACTCTTTTGTTTCGGCATGAAGACTGGGATAATGATAATTACTGGTTTGTTGATGCTGCTGAAAATGGTATTAAAAATGAATTTATCATTTCGCATAACCGGGATACGTTTAGTTTCGCTGCCCCCCTCGAATCCGACTCCTTGCTTCACTTCACCTACTTTGCCGTCCGCGACAGCTTCCTCTACCTCAGCGGCTACTATACCGGAGCTTTGCGTTACCGCGCCGAACTGGTAAACGACAACCCTACCCATGCACACATCAACGGTTTTGTACTGCGCATCAACCAGCAAGGCGATTTACGAGGAGTTGCCATTATTGAAAACATCAACACCACCCTCAATGGTTTCCGGGTTGAATTGGCCAAACAAGGAGATGTATTGGTAGTGGGGAGAGTTAAGTCAGAAGCCCTGGTTGTCAATCAAACCGAACAAGCCACTGGGCTGATCGGTGGCGGATTCATGGGTAGCTTAAATGCCCAAACTCACGCTTTCAGCCTTATCAGTAAAATCGATTTGGTTGCGGGTGCCAACATTTTGCGTGCCGCAGTAGAGCCAGATCAGTCAGCATATGCATTGGTCTTGGGCAATGTCAACTCAATAGCAGCTCAGTCTGGAAGTATTCAGGTGAGCAGTGGTAACAAAATGGCTGTCCTTGCACTTAGTGCGCAAGGTGCACTGAGTTGGGCACGTTATTTCAACGGCAACATTGACCCTACTCAATTGGATGTAACCTATGGCTACGCACAGCAGCTCAATGTGGGCATTACCTATTCCGGCGTAGTTTCAGTAGATACTACTCAATATTTCAATAGTGTAGGCAAACAAGACATTGGCCTCATCCAATTTGATCAACAAGGCCAATACCGTTGGCACCGCAGCTACGGCAGCCCAGAAACTGAAACGGTGGTAGAATTGCTGTACGATGAGGGTATCCTGTACTTTGGCGGCAATTTTGCAGGGGCACAAGGCTTCCGCTCCATTGGCGGCTACGACTTCTACAACCCCACTCCCTTCCATGAGCGGGCCTACGTATCCTACTACGCAGACTCAATCGCGGTAGATTCCACCTTAGCCAACACTCCAGAGTTGGCGGCATTGTCCGCACCCATACTGCAAAAATCCAGCACTCCCGATCGTACCTTCAAAGTATTCCCTAACCCCTTCAAGGACGAAATCCTGACTGAGTTTGAATCCCAAACGAGCGAAAACATGAGCATTGAAGTGCTGAATGAATTGGGGCGGGTGGTAAAAACCCAGCGTTTTAGTGCTACACCAGGCTTCAATCGCCAGCAAATCTCCACCCAGCAGTTCCCGGCGGGCATCTACTTCATTTACTTGCGTAACCAGGCTGGGCAGGTGTTGAAGGTGCAGAAATTGGTAAAAATGTAAAAAGCGGTCAGCAGTCAGCTATGAGCCATCAGCTAGGGTAGCTTGTTAATCATCAACAATTACCCGCTGACTGCTCACAGCTGATGGCTGACCGCTCAAAAAAACAACCATGAATAAACCTCTACTTGGCAGTTTAGTGCTGCTACTGCTGGCCTTTAATTGGCTACACGCCCAAGTCCCCAACTACCACTGGGCGACCAAATTCGACGCCGATCGCAACGACAATTTCGGGTTTGACAGCGACGACCAATTTGCAGTTGACGCCCAGGGCAACAGCTACCTCTTGCAGCGCATTGTGGATCAAATCGAATATGGCGACACCACCTTGTATGCCGACCCCGAGGCCGGAGCTTATACTTTAGCCAAGTATGACGCCGCCGGGCAATTCCAGTGGGCCCGTACCCTGGTGGGATTGGATGAAGAAGGTGTGGAAAGCCACTGGGGCTACCTCAACAGCCTCATTGTCGACCCCGCCGGAAATATTTTGATTTCCGGAGAATACGATACGCCACAGTTTTTTGCTGGAATGGGAGATCCCCTGCAGAACCCCTGCCCCGAGGAGTATTGCAATGCCCTTTTCGTCCTCACCTATAGTCCTGGAGGACAATTGTTGAAAGTAGAGCAACACTACGCTTTTGGTGCCCCGCCCGATGCTGAATATTATGGGGGCGCAGACAGCCCAGTATTGAACCTTGATGCCTCCGGGCAGCGGCACCTGGTGTTCAATCTTTATGGGGATACCCTGGTGTGGAATGGCCAAAAGCAGTACTATGGCAGCCAAAACTACCAATTGCTGCTGATGCGTGGCCAGGGCAGCGGCAACCTGGAGCAAATTGGGGCCATCCACTACGACAATGGTGGGTTTTATCCGCTAAAATTGATCCCTCAAGCGGATGGATCGCTGCTGTTGTTTGGTGAAGCAAGTGAAGAAACGACCCTGAGCGATGCTTATGGATTTAGCTACACCACTGGCCCATTGATCGAAGGCTCCAGTTTGGAAGACATTTATCTGGTGATCAAATACAATGCGCAAGGGCAAGTGTTATGGATCAGGGAGCTGCACGGCGAATACGCTGAAGCGCAACTGGTAGCCGACCCACATGGGCACACCTACCTCATGGGTTATTTTGAAACTTTTTTGCGGTGGAAGCAGCAAACCCTGCGCGCAGGAGCGGAGGAATATGGCGGCTTTTTGTTCCGACTGGATGAACAAGGGGATATCGTCTGGCAAAAAATCTATGCCGATGCTGCTGTTGACGTGACCCTTGCGGCACAAGTGGCCAGTGTTGCGCCGGATGGCGGGTTGTTGGCTCCTCTGGTTATTCTTGCGCCCGAAGGGGAGCCTTCCACCACTTTTGAAGGGCAAACTGTCCAGGCGGTTTGGGATGGGTATACTTCTGCCATAGGCCATTACAACCTGCACGGCACACTGGATACTTTAGTACCTTTACCTGCCGCTGGCGAGGGTATTTTTTTTGTGACCAATTTGCGCTACGATCCCAATGGCCGTATTTATGGTCTTTTTCAAACAGCTGAGGTCGATACCTTACGGCTAGGTGACTACACGTTCCCCGTTGTTGAATACACTTCTGAAATTCTGGCTTGTTTTACTCTTTCCAATCTCCCTCCAGGCTTTACCGCACCAAAGGCTGCCACGAACGTTGACAAAACCACCGAAAACCTGCGCATCATCCGCACCTACCCCAACCCGACCGAAGACAAAATCACGGTGGAGTGGGCACCCCGTGCAGAACCTGCTCAATTGCTTTTGCGCAATATAAACGGGCAAGCCTTGCAAGCTTTTAATATAGCACCGTATGCCAGCCAGCAAAGTCTGGATTTGCGTTTGCTGCCTCGCGGTTGGTATCTCGTTGAATGGAAAAGTGGAGGAAAAAGGGAATTGTTGCGGGTGTTGAAGCAGTGACGAATTTTTCGAATAACGAATGACGAATAAGCCGGAAATGCTGGGTATTTTAGGGAAATCGGAGTTTTGATTTTATTCATCTTCAGACTTTCCTTGAAATCTTGCACTGTGGAAGGCCAAATTCGTCACTCGTCATTCGAAAAATTCGTCACTCAGAACTTTTCACTTCCGCGCATGCCAACTAACTTCCTCCACATTCAAATCTTTGGCCACTTTTCGTGACAGCACAAACAGGTAATCTGACAAGCGATTGAGGTACACCATGACGATTTCATCCACGGCCTCATTGGCAGCCAGCGCGACCACCTGGCGTTCGGCGCGGCGACAAACCGTGCGGGCAATATGGCAAAACGAAACAGTAGGATGGCCTCCTGGTAGAATGAAATTTTTCAGCGCGGGAAGGGTCTCATCCATGAGGTCCATTTGTTGTTCCAGTGACTGCACATCCGTTTCCAACAAGTCCGGGGTGCTCATGGATTTGTCGGGATCGCTGGCCAAATTGGCACCAATGGTAAACAGGCGAT includes these proteins:
- a CDS encoding T9SS type A sorting domain-containing protein, translated to MNKPLLGSLVLLLLAFNWLHAQVPNYHWATKFDADRNDNFGFDSDDQFAVDAQGNSYLLQRIVDQIEYGDTTLYADPEAGAYTLAKYDAAGQFQWARTLVGLDEEGVESHWGYLNSLIVDPAGNILISGEYDTPQFFAGMGDPLQNPCPEEYCNALFVLTYSPGGQLLKVEQHYAFGAPPDAEYYGGADSPVLNLDASGQRHLVFNLYGDTLVWNGQKQYYGSQNYQLLLMRGQGSGNLEQIGAIHYDNGGFYPLKLIPQADGSLLLFGEASEETTLSDAYGFSYTTGPLIEGSSLEDIYLVIKYNAQGQVLWIRELHGEYAEAQLVADPHGHTYLMGYFETFLRWKQQTLRAGAEEYGGFLFRLDEQGDIVWQKIYADAAVDVTLAAQVASVAPDGGLLAPLVILAPEGEPSTTFEGQTVQAVWDGYTSAIGHYNLHGTLDTLVPLPAAGEGIFFVTNLRYDPNGRIYGLFQTAEVDTLRLGDYTFPVVEYTSEILACFTLSNLPPGFTAPKAATNVDKTTENLRIIRTYPNPTEDKITVEWAPRAEPAQLLLRNINGQALQAFNIAPYASQQSLDLRLLPRGWYLVEWKSGGKRELLRVLKQ
- a CDS encoding cob(I)yrinic acid a,c-diamide adenosyltransferase; the protein is MAFKIYTKTGDKGETGLFGGKRLPKYDLRIESYGTVDELNSYIGLVRDYLEEDTTRDFLKAIQDRLFTIGANLASDPDKSMSTPDLLETDVQSLEQQMDLMDETLPALKNFILPGGHPTVSFCHIARTVCRRAERQVVALAANEAVDEIVMVYLNRLSDYLFVLSRKVAKDLNVEEVSWHARK
- a CDS encoding T9SS type A sorting domain-containing protein, with the translated sequence MQRITLHFELRQAAQCLGILLFLFLNMLMFSSLQGQIPGISLKEQTSDCGTCTGKLLLSLPEGLAVPLEVELKDSKKTKKITINSNTSTTDNPVFEQVCPGEYQLTFTSLAEGFKGLACAKKIVKGVMKGSGGDAPFTVTLVSNANQRIEVSTNATNPMFAWSVGGNTTNVLENAPSGSHTVTVTDVYGCKKTAGPFAIAGGCYNASGVYTGTKFEIVLEQANMIKPVLINMFDPITLKIKVNIGGTIQSLPSDYTITWKTASGQVIGTESSLLITPSMYSIYQAQSLSVVVTNPCETRQIPIKLQVCGGGDPQALKEIFTTTTEASCKAENNVDLKTGSITVSVPLPKDGVYGVSVMIGTQNLAIQADVQGKKGTAKAIKLAAGNHIVRVLYGTSNSSCAYSFTVDVPGEAPAYKFVDFANGQCNFKAICKNGSEIKLNVPPARVYSTQLGSNSSDLKSKCQPKVDCVLGNVTETRLNGGTIDAIRTYAGIFEDVIHTVLSDPNNQLSAKEREALDKECQDNKQRFDCRVVKFCPGSFTVIDDGKPFAGFKWLLRQHNHDITSANCRELSCGKGGKLEVFSTCDPKLASAVNITNPQGPNGGICNTPPPPPDEPEDKDDSGNTCQVWKKKVPLSQIYYNEEYRGNPFYQGSQINQIIDALDARIQAVDAITKRGDAKERFLLNSCISISYCETNLKVNGINFSNVLNTIETLECSSCEPKDKLTLGQLMVEVKRGTKSVLPGSDLAALVDEFSRVNSTQDEDQIVSRYACIPVPICAGDYIKNIDVVVQQMKARVNNACPTCSASIFIQMPLNKLVDLFLNGEGDPYSPTSEFAREVGKPVKSGGQLEEIISECGKNHKNANNKNCISVLFCVDDPSQSVFDFANVKLAACSQYCPKSFHEHEISLHPSDQELVVAGLNPNDELPPAGKYFQDTLMVMESFKTFAPIVSDGSISPKAITQTTEGNYYYNYSHDVSRIHNIKDSTLLFRHEDWDNDNYWFVDAAENGIKNEFIISHNRDTFSFAAPLESDSLLHFTYFAVRDSFLYLSGYYTGALRYRAELVNDNPTHAHINGFVLRINQQGDLRGVAIIENINTTLNGFRVELAKQGDVLVVGRVKSEALVVNQTEQATGLIGGGFMGSLNAQTHAFSLISKIDLVAGANILRAAVEPDQSAYALVLGNVNSIAAQSGSIQVSSGNKMAVLALSAQGALSWARYFNGNIDPTQLDVTYGYAQQLNVGITYSGVVSVDTTQYFNSVGKQDIGLIQFDQQGQYRWHRSYGSPETETVVELLYDEGILYFGGNFAGAQGFRSIGGYDFYNPTPFHERAYVSYYADSIAVDSTLANTPELAALSAPILQKSSTPDRTFKVFPNPFKDEILTEFESQTSENMSIEVLNELGRVVKTQRFSATPGFNRQQISTQQFPAGIYFIYLRNQAGQVLKVQKLVKM